From a single Vitis vinifera cultivar Pinot Noir 40024 chromosome 18, ASM3070453v1 genomic region:
- the LOC100259240 gene encoding uncharacterized protein LOC100259240, translating to MTSSQINYYNFPPFSPPPPPPHRRPPPPPPHINPPPPPHTRPPPPPHTRPPPPPPHINPPPPPHTRPPPPPHRRPPPPPPHINPPPPPHTRPPPPPHTRPPPPPHVLPPPPSPSPDSHPTVIIIVFVSLGGLFFLAFLSVALCCFLKKRKKKMVQETDIIKVDEHLTVKEAIVPGPHGEQAVVLFVDDDVHIQEEIRKNEKFGQGHLHGKSAQGITSAIGKKKNMVQETEMVNVDEHLKVKEAMLAGPHGAQALALCMEDDKHIHEEIKKNEKLGEGLHGKAAKGITGAIGKGKKMVQETEIIDVDEHSKVKEAMLAPHGAQALALCMEDDKHIHEEIQKNEKLGEGLHGKAAKGITGAIGKGKKMVQETEIIDVDEHSKVKEAMLAPHGAQALALCMEDDKHIHEEIQKNEKLGEGLHGKAAKGITGAIGKGNKMVQETEIIDVDEHSKAKEGVIAGPHGEQVVLLTEEDDVHIQEEIRKNEKIGEGLHGKSAQGITGAIEKGGYSSISNHRLGHKA from the coding sequence ATGACTTCTTCCCAGATCAATTACTACAACTTCCCACCTTTTTCTCCTCCTCCACCACCTCCTCATAGACGtccaccacctccacctcctcaTATAAATCCACCACCGCCTCCTCATACAcgcccaccaccaccacctcatACACGcccaccacctccacctcctcaTATAAATCCACCACCGCCTCCTCATACAcgcccaccaccaccacctcatAGACGtccaccacctccacctcctcaTATAAATCCACCACCGCCTCCTCATACAcgcccaccaccaccacctcatACACGCCCACCACCTCCACCTCATGTACTTCCACCACCACCTTCACCATCACCAGACAGCCATCCCACAGTCATAATCATTGTGTTCGTCTCATTGGGTGGTCTATTCTTCCTTGCATTCCTCTCAGTTGCTCTCTGTTGCTTCctcaaaaagaggaagaagaagatggttcAGGAGACAGATATCATAAAGGTCGACGAGCATTTGACAGTGAAAGAGGCCATTGTCCCAGGCCCACATGGAGAGCAGGCTGTGGTGCTGTTTGTGGATGATGATGTGCATATCCAAGAAGAGATCAGAAAGAACGAGAAGTTTGGCCAAGGTCATTTGCATGGTAAGTCTGCCCAAGGCATCACTAGCGcaattggaaagaaaaagaatatggTTCAAGAAACAGAAATGGTAAATGTCGATGAACATTTGAAGGTGAAGGAGGCGATGCTGGCAGGACCACATGGAGCACAAGCTCTGGCACTATGCATGGAAGATGATAAGCATATCCAtgaagagattaaaaaaaatgagaagctTGGTGAAGGTTTGCATGGTAAGGCTGCCAAAGGCATTACTGGTGCAATTGGGAAGGGAAAGAAGATGGTTCAAGAAACAGAAATAATAGATGTGGATGAACATTCGAAGGTGAAGGAGGCGATGCTGGCTCCACATGGAGCACAAGCTCTGGCACTATGCATGGAAGATGATAAGCATATCCATGAAGAGATTCAAAAAAATGAGAAGCTTGGTGAAGGTTTGCATGGTAAGGCTGCCAAAGGCATTACTGGTGCAATTGGGAAGGGAAAGAAGATGGTTCAAGAAACAGAAATAATAGATGTGGATGAACATTCGAAGGTGAAGGAGGCGATGCTGGCTCCACATGGAGCACAAGCTCTGGCACTATGCATGGAAGATGATAAGCATATCCATGAAGAGATTCAAAAAAATGAGAAGCTTGGTGAAGGTTTGCATGGTAAGGCTGCCAAAGGCATTACTGGTGCAATTGGGAAGGGAAATAAGATGGTTCAAGAAACAGAAATAATAGATGTGGATGAACATTCGAAGGCGAAGGAGGGAGTTATAGCAGGCCCACATGGAGAACAAGTTGTGTTACTAACCGAAGAGGATGATGTGCATATTCAAGAAGAGATTAGAAAGAATGAGAAGATTGGTGAAGGTTTACATGGCAAGTCTGCACAAGGCATTACCGGTGCAATTGAGAAGGGGGGATACTCATCCATTTCCAATCATCGTCTTGGACACAAGGCTTGA
- the LOC100254119 gene encoding protein TRACHEARY ELEMENT DIFFERENTIATION-RELATED 7A, producing the protein MGSSQTDYYGFPPFSPPPPPPHKRPPPSPSPDNHPTVIVIVFVSLGGLFFLAFLSVALCCFIKKRKKKVVQETDIINIDEHLRVKEAIVPGPHGEHAVVLQLVDDDVHIQEEIIKKQGIASAIGKKKKMVQETEMVNVDEDLKVKEVVVQGPQGAQVVEVSMEDDVHIQEETIKNENVGESSHKELITRPLEKGESSSISSHHLGNKA; encoded by the coding sequence ATGGGTTCTTCCCAGACCGATTACTACGGCTTCCCACCTTTTTCtccaccacctccacctcctcaTAAACGTCCACCACCTTCACCATCACCAGACAACCATCCAACAGTTATCGTCATTGTGTTTGTCTCATTAGGTGGCCTGTTCTTCCTTGCGTTCCTCTCAGTTGCGCTCTGTTGCTTCAtcaagaagaggaagaagaaggtggTTCAGGAGACAGACATCATAAACATTGACGAGCACCTGAGGGTGAAAGAGGCCATTGTACCTGGCCCACATGGAGAGCATGCTGTGGTGCTACAGCTTGTCGATGATGATGTGCATATTCAAGAAGAGATCATAAAGAAACAAGGCATTGCCAGCGCCAttggaaagaagaagaagatggttcAAGAAACAGAAATGGTAAATGTGGATGAAGATTTGAAGGTGAAGGAGGTGGTTGTACAAGGTCCACAGGGAGCTCAAGTTGTGGAAGTATCTATGGAGGATGATGTGCATATTCAAGAAGAGACTATAAAGAATGAGAATGTTGGTGAAAGTTCACACAAGGAATTAATCACTAGACCAttagaaaagggagaatcctcTTCCATATCCAGTCATCATCTTGGAAACAAGGCTTGA